The Methylobacterium currus genome contains a region encoding:
- a CDS encoding L,D-transpeptidase family protein, translating to MAPKRRTGRNAGAAAALAVLLAAQSGLPPARAEGAAAAPDAVAGVPATPPPAITAIPDGPKPGTEMSKPVTEMSEPGTDTPKPGTDAPQAEAPPKPAAATEPSAAPPEAAPVQPAALPGSPAPPPADAPAAPAEASGPALPPPAPGDPVAEVVAARLADPNFSLIRRLNTKQREAIQAFYALGAFKSVWLTETGWTEAAKAVIARLQAAGEDGLDPLAYPIPLLDPPHAKPADRAEADLKLSAAAVLYARDARGSRIEPSRLSRFITPKLDLPAADAVLARLTPAAASAGGLLQAYNPAQPGYLALKAKLASVRAQQPNRAVPMVRLPKGPALKTGMRDPRVPLIRARFGLGGAQDATAYDEGVATAVASFQRERGMKASGVLDPATVAALAGSSPGKQEADILANMERWRWLPADLGRTHVFVNIPEYKVRVMRDGRVLDEARVIVGKPDSPTPIFSGEMTYAVVNPSWTVPPSILKSQFLPGLARDPNYAARLGYQVVKRGNGIAIRQPPGERNALGFIKFMFPNDHAVYLHDTPNRSLFSRSERALSHGCVRVDDPFRFAQVVLGPHWPTERLQKLIGKGERTVMLPEKLPVHLAYFTLEADSTGSLRSLPDLYGVNARVKVALGLSSEALPPEAGHKPKVAGPKVAGPKPAGAPASAPGAAPRPHRDLAQQQAAPRSGHRRPVAAATEPEEPAVVQPAPDYFGETGAIRRGWW from the coding sequence ATGGCTCCCAAGCGCAGGACCGGCCGGAACGCGGGCGCGGCAGCGGCCCTCGCGGTGCTGCTGGCGGCGCAATCCGGGCTGCCGCCAGCGCGGGCCGAGGGCGCCGCCGCGGCGCCGGACGCCGTGGCGGGCGTGCCTGCGACGCCGCCTCCCGCGATCACCGCGATCCCGGACGGGCCCAAGCCCGGCACGGAGATGTCCAAGCCCGTCACGGAGATGTCCGAGCCCGGCACGGATACTCCCAAGCCCGGTACGGACGCTCCCCAGGCCGAGGCTCCGCCGAAGCCTGCCGCTGCGACCGAACCCTCTGCCGCCCCGCCCGAGGCCGCCCCGGTCCAGCCTGCGGCCCTCCCGGGCAGCCCGGCACCGCCGCCCGCGGATGCGCCGGCTGCGCCGGCGGAGGCCTCAGGCCCCGCCCTGCCCCCGCCCGCCCCCGGCGACCCGGTCGCCGAGGTGGTGGCGGCGCGCCTCGCCGACCCGAATTTCAGCCTGATCCGCCGCCTGAACACGAAGCAGCGCGAGGCGATCCAGGCCTTCTACGCGCTCGGCGCCTTCAAGTCGGTCTGGCTCACCGAAACCGGCTGGACCGAGGCCGCCAAGGCGGTGATCGCCCGGCTGCAGGCGGCGGGCGAGGACGGGCTCGACCCCCTCGCCTACCCGATCCCGCTCCTCGACCCGCCCCACGCCAAGCCGGCGGACCGGGCCGAGGCGGACCTGAAGCTCTCCGCCGCCGCCGTGCTCTATGCTCGCGACGCCCGCGGCAGCCGCATCGAGCCGTCGCGCCTGTCGCGCTTCATCACCCCGAAGCTCGATCTGCCGGCCGCCGACGCGGTGCTGGCCCGGCTCACCCCGGCGGCCGCGAGTGCCGGCGGCCTGCTCCAGGCCTACAATCCGGCGCAACCCGGCTACCTCGCCCTCAAGGCGAAGCTCGCGAGCGTGCGGGCCCAGCAGCCGAACCGCGCCGTGCCGATGGTGCGCCTGCCGAAGGGCCCAGCGCTGAAGACCGGCATGCGCGACCCGCGGGTGCCGCTGATCCGCGCCCGGTTCGGTCTCGGCGGCGCGCAGGATGCTACCGCCTACGACGAGGGCGTGGCGACGGCGGTGGCGAGCTTCCAGCGCGAGCGCGGCATGAAGGCCAGCGGCGTCCTCGATCCGGCCACCGTGGCGGCGCTCGCGGGCTCGAGCCCGGGCAAGCAGGAGGCGGACATCCTGGCCAACATGGAGCGCTGGCGCTGGCTGCCGGCGGATCTCGGCCGTACCCACGTCTTCGTCAACATCCCCGAGTACAAGGTGCGGGTGATGCGCGACGGCCGCGTCCTCGACGAGGCGCGGGTGATCGTCGGCAAGCCCGATTCCCCGACACCGATCTTCTCCGGCGAGATGACCTACGCGGTGGTCAACCCGTCCTGGACGGTGCCGCCCTCGATCCTGAAGAGCCAGTTCCTCCCGGGCCTCGCCCGCGACCCGAACTACGCGGCGCGGCTCGGCTACCAGGTGGTGAAGCGCGGCAACGGCATCGCGATCCGGCAGCCGCCGGGCGAGCGCAACGCGCTCGGCTTCATCAAGTTCATGTTCCCCAACGACCACGCGGTCTACCTGCACGACACGCCGAACCGCAGCCTGTTCTCCCGCTCGGAGCGGGCGCTGAGCCATGGCTGCGTGCGCGTCGACGATCCGTTCCGCTTCGCGCAGGTGGTGCTCGGGCCGCACTGGCCGACCGAGCGCCTGCAGAAGCTGATCGGCAAGGGCGAGCGCACCGTGATGCTGCCCGAGAAGCTGCCGGTCCACCTCGCCTACTTCACCCTGGAGGCCGATTCGACCGGGAGCTTGCGCAGCCTGCCCGACCTCTACGGCGTCAATGCCCGGGTGAAGGTGGCGCTCGGCCTGTCGAGCGAAGCGCTGCCGCCGGAAGCCGGCCACAAGCCGAAGGTCGCCGGGCCGAAGGTTGCCGGGCCGAAGCCCGCCGGGGCGCCTGCCTCGGCTCCCGGCGCGGCCCCGCGCCCGCACCGCGACCTCGCGCAGCAGCAGGCCGCGCCCCGCTCAGGCCACCGCCGCCCGGTCGCCGCCGCGACCGAGCCCGAGGAACCCGCGGTCGTGCAGCCTGCGCCGGACTACTTCGGCGAGACGGGGGCGATCCGGCGGGGGTGGTGGTAG
- a CDS encoding sigma-54-dependent transcriptional regulator: protein MTTTVLIVDDDPVQRRLAEAMVRRLGYEAVVAESGAAGLDAIRSPDSSIDVVLLDLAMPGGLDGLGVLAELRKAGIDTPVIVQTANGSIDAVVNAMRAGAVDFVVKPAGPERLQVSIRNALQVDQLQDEIRRMRRRASGALSFRDLTSKSPDMGRVMRLAERAAKSTIPVLIEGESGVGKEVLARAIQGSGERRGKPFVTVNCGAIPDNLVESTLFGHEKGAFTGATERHLGKFVEASGGTLFLDEIGELPLDAQVKLLRALQEGEVDPVGGRKSVRVDIRLISATNRSLLDLVKQGRFREDLYYRLNVFPMTLPPLRARREDIPDLARSFCARFAAEEGKRVRGIAAEAMALITRYDWPGNVRQLENALFRAVVLADGDELTVAEFPQIAAQVQGFDVRIPPAPAAPEPGTAPAPVREIVRVEVRDPHALSLVAEETGEMKTMEGLEGEIIRYALQFYRGRMSEVSRRLGIGRSTLYRKLKELGLDDEKAEDAA, encoded by the coding sequence ATGACCACCACGGTCCTCATCGTCGACGACGATCCCGTGCAGCGCCGGCTGGCGGAGGCCATGGTGCGGCGCCTCGGATACGAGGCCGTGGTGGCCGAGAGCGGAGCCGCCGGGCTCGACGCCATCCGGTCGCCCGATTCCAGCATCGACGTGGTGCTGCTCGACCTCGCGATGCCGGGCGGCCTCGACGGGCTCGGGGTGCTCGCCGAGCTGCGCAAGGCCGGCATCGACACGCCGGTGATCGTCCAGACGGCGAACGGCTCGATCGACGCCGTGGTCAACGCCATGCGGGCCGGCGCGGTCGATTTCGTGGTCAAGCCCGCCGGCCCCGAGCGGCTGCAGGTCTCGATCCGCAACGCGCTCCAGGTCGACCAGCTCCAGGACGAGATCCGGCGCATGCGGCGGCGGGCCTCCGGCGCCCTCAGCTTCCGCGACCTGACTTCGAAAAGCCCGGACATGGGCCGGGTGATGCGGCTCGCCGAGCGGGCGGCGAAGTCGACCATCCCGGTCCTGATCGAGGGCGAGTCCGGCGTCGGCAAGGAGGTGCTGGCCCGCGCGATCCAGGGATCGGGCGAGCGGCGCGGCAAGCCCTTCGTCACGGTCAATTGCGGGGCGATCCCCGACAACCTCGTCGAATCGACCCTGTTCGGCCACGAGAAGGGGGCGTTCACCGGCGCCACCGAGCGGCATCTCGGCAAGTTCGTCGAGGCCTCCGGCGGCACGCTGTTCCTCGACGAGATCGGCGAACTGCCCCTCGACGCGCAGGTGAAGCTCCTGCGCGCCCTCCAGGAGGGCGAGGTCGATCCGGTCGGCGGGCGCAAGAGCGTGCGGGTCGACATCCGGCTGATCTCGGCGACGAACCGCTCGCTCCTCGACCTCGTCAAGCAGGGCCGCTTCCGCGAGGACCTGTATTACCGCCTCAACGTCTTCCCGATGACCCTGCCGCCCCTGCGGGCCCGGCGCGAGGACATCCCGGACCTCGCCCGCTCGTTCTGCGCCCGCTTCGCGGCGGAGGAGGGCAAGCGGGTCCGCGGCATCGCCGCCGAGGCGATGGCGCTCATCACCCGCTACGACTGGCCCGGCAACGTGCGCCAGCTCGAGAACGCGCTGTTCCGTGCCGTGGTGCTCGCCGACGGCGACGAGCTGACCGTGGCGGAGTTCCCGCAGATCGCCGCCCAGGTCCAGGGCTTCGACGTGCGCATTCCCCCGGCTCCGGCGGCGCCCGAGCCCGGCACCGCTCCGGCCCCGGTGCGAGAGATCGTCCGTGTCGAGGTGCGCGATCCCCACGCCCTCTCCCTCGTCGCCGAGGAGACGGGCGAGATGAAGACGATGGAGGGGTTGGAGGGCGAGATCATCCGCTACGCCCTGCAATTCTATCGCGGGCGGATGTCGGAAGTCTCGCGCCGGCTCGGCATCGGCCGCTCCACCCTCTATCGCAAGTTGAAGGAACTCGGCCTCGACGACGAGAAAGCCGAGGACGCCGCCTGA
- a CDS encoding M3 family oligoendopeptidase gives MPLSAAAPSDSALSTAQATARAVDLGPLPEWDLSDLYAGLDDPAFADDLATAESECRGFADSYRGRVRDLVSGEGASDGLGTAVAAYEAIEDRLGRLMSYAGLVYSGDTTDPARAKFYGDTQERLTNAASDLLFFTLELNRIEDALIDAAAAHPPLARYRPWLEDIRREKPHQLSDEAEKLFLEKSVTGRAAWNRLFDETIASLRFPLRGEELTLEPTLNKLQDPDETLRRDAAGALSTVFRANLRVFTLITNTLAKDKEISDRWRGFTDVADARHLANRVERDTVEALVAAVQAAYPRLSHRYYKLKARWFGRDDLAYWDRNAPLPKVEQRTIPWAEARETVLSAYGAFSPKMAEIARRFFDGSWIDAPVRPGKAPGAFAHPTVPSAHPFVLVNYQGKPRDVMTLAHELGHGVHQVLAAPNGALMAPTPLTLAETASVFGEMLTFRRVLEATTDPVQRRAMLAAKVEDMINTVVRQIAFYAFERKVHLARREGELTADKVNALWMSVQAESLGPAIRLDEGYEPYWAYIPHFIHSPFYVYAYAFGDCLVNSLYGVYQRASGDKAAEEAFVERYFALLSAGGSKPYGELLAPFGLDARDPAFWQIGLSMIEGMIAELEAMEA, from the coding sequence ATGCCGCTGAGTGCCGCCGCGCCGTCGGACAGCGCCCTGAGCACCGCCCAGGCCACGGCCCGCGCCGTCGATCTCGGGCCGCTGCCGGAATGGGACCTGTCCGACCTTTATGCCGGCCTCGACGACCCGGCCTTCGCCGACGACCTTGCGACAGCCGAGTCCGAGTGCCGGGGCTTCGCCGACAGCTATCGCGGCCGCGTCAGGGACCTGGTGTCCGGCGAGGGCGCGTCCGACGGTCTCGGCACCGCCGTCGCCGCCTACGAGGCGATCGAGGACCGGCTCGGCCGGCTGATGTCCTATGCGGGCCTCGTCTATTCGGGCGACACCACCGACCCGGCGAGGGCGAAGTTCTACGGCGACACCCAGGAGCGGCTGACGAATGCGGCCAGCGACCTCCTGTTCTTCACCCTCGAGCTCAACCGGATCGAGGATGCGCTGATCGACGCGGCCGCGGCCCACCCGCCGCTCGCGCGCTACCGCCCCTGGCTCGAGGATATTCGCCGCGAGAAGCCGCACCAGCTGAGCGACGAGGCGGAGAAGCTCTTCCTCGAGAAGTCGGTGACCGGGCGCGCGGCCTGGAACCGGCTGTTCGACGAGACCATCGCGTCCCTCCGTTTCCCCCTGCGCGGCGAGGAGCTGACGCTGGAGCCGACGCTCAACAAGCTCCAGGATCCCGACGAGACATTGCGCCGGGACGCCGCCGGGGCGCTCAGCACCGTATTCCGGGCGAACCTGCGGGTGTTCACGCTGATCACCAACACGCTCGCCAAGGACAAGGAGATCTCCGACCGCTGGCGCGGCTTCACCGACGTGGCGGATGCCCGCCACCTCGCCAACCGCGTCGAGCGCGACACCGTCGAGGCCCTGGTCGCCGCCGTGCAGGCGGCCTATCCGCGCCTGTCGCACCGCTACTACAAGCTGAAGGCGCGGTGGTTCGGCCGGGACGACCTGGCCTATTGGGACCGCAACGCGCCGCTGCCGAAGGTCGAGCAGCGCACGATCCCCTGGGCCGAGGCGCGCGAGACCGTGCTGTCCGCCTACGGCGCCTTCTCGCCGAAGATGGCCGAGATCGCCCGGCGCTTCTTCGACGGCAGCTGGATCGACGCGCCGGTGCGGCCCGGCAAGGCGCCGGGCGCCTTCGCGCACCCGACCGTGCCCTCGGCCCATCCCTTCGTGCTCGTGAACTACCAGGGCAAGCCGCGGGACGTGATGACGCTCGCCCACGAGCTCGGCCACGGCGTGCACCAGGTGCTGGCGGCGCCGAACGGCGCGCTGATGGCGCCGACGCCGCTGACGCTGGCCGAGACCGCCAGCGTGTTCGGCGAGATGCTGACCTTCCGCCGCGTGCTGGAGGCCACTACCGACCCGGTGCAGCGCCGGGCGATGCTGGCTGCCAAGGTCGAGGACATGATCAACACGGTGGTGCGCCAGATCGCGTTCTACGCCTTCGAACGCAAGGTCCACCTCGCCCGCCGCGAGGGCGAGCTGACCGCCGACAAGGTCAACGCCCTGTGGATGTCGGTGCAGGCAGAGAGCTTGGGGCCGGCGATCCGCCTCGACGAGGGCTACGAGCCGTACTGGGCCTATATCCCGCACTTCATCCACTCGCCGTTCTACGTCTACGCCTACGCCTTCGGCGACTGCCTGGTGAACTCGCTCTACGGCGTCTACCAGCGGGCGAGCGGCGACAAGGCGGCAGAGGAAGCCTTCGTCGAGCGCTACTTCGCGCTGCTCTCGGCCGGCGGCAGCAAGCCCTATGGCGAGTTGCTGGCGCCGTTCGGGCTGGACGCCCGCGACCCGGCCTTCTGGCAGATCGGCCTGTCGATGATCGAGGGGATGATCGCCGAGCTGGAGGCGATGGAGGCGTAG
- a CDS encoding CorA family divalent cation transporter codes for MPPLLSDEPALPGLIWAMRFDAAGRGRLVGPGEEIPALGRFGEGFVWLHVNLNDARVPALVAEGRFGPPDLAAAAFASDPHQRVTVEDGQVGGVIADLTRDADLARDAEAPAVPERLPDAAGRLHFVLGPNYLVSGRRHPIVGPDAVREAIAEGRALPGPVALLETLIDRVAAAIGARGAILSERLDGIEDHILDERIRAETRQLGPIRRDAVRLHRQLNGLRAVFHRLEEDGEDLPEETLEAAARIAQRLDALDRDMVVLAERSRLLQEELSGLLARQSNRQLHTLSILTALFLPPTLVTGLFGMNTKNLPFADWEDGSTAAIGIAVLSAAAAFLLIRRLGLGGQRG; via the coding sequence ATGCCCCCCCTCCTCAGCGACGAACCCGCCCTGCCGGGCCTGATCTGGGCGATGCGGTTCGACGCGGCCGGGCGCGGGCGGCTGGTCGGGCCCGGCGAGGAGATTCCGGCGTTGGGCCGCTTCGGCGAGGGCTTCGTCTGGCTCCACGTCAACCTCAACGACGCGAGGGTGCCGGCCCTGGTGGCGGAGGGGCGGTTCGGCCCGCCCGACCTCGCGGCGGCGGCCTTCGCCAGCGATCCGCACCAGCGGGTCACCGTCGAGGACGGACAGGTCGGCGGCGTCATCGCCGATCTCACCCGGGACGCCGACCTCGCCCGCGACGCCGAGGCGCCTGCCGTACCGGAGCGCCTGCCCGACGCCGCCGGGCGGCTGCATTTCGTGCTCGGGCCGAACTACCTCGTCAGCGGGCGCCGGCACCCGATCGTCGGGCCCGATGCGGTGCGCGAGGCGATCGCCGAGGGGAGGGCGCTGCCAGGGCCGGTGGCACTGCTCGAGACGCTGATCGACCGGGTCGCCGCGGCGATCGGCGCCCGGGGCGCGATCCTGTCCGAGCGCCTCGACGGGATCGAGGACCACATCCTCGACGAGCGCATCCGCGCGGAGACCCGCCAGCTCGGGCCGATCCGCCGCGACGCCGTGCGGCTGCACCGCCAGCTCAACGGCCTGCGGGCGGTGTTCCACCGCCTGGAGGAGGATGGCGAGGACCTGCCGGAGGAGACCCTGGAGGCCGCCGCGCGCATCGCCCAGCGCCTCGACGCGCTGGACCGCGACATGGTGGTGCTGGCCGAGCGCAGCCGGCTCCTGCAGGAAGAGCTCTCCGGCCTGCTCGCCCGCCAGTCGAACCGCCAGCTCCACACCCTGTCGATCCTGACCGCGTTGTTCCTGCCGCCGACCCTGGTCACCGGCCTGTTCGGCATGAACACCAAGAACCTGCCCTTCGCCGACTGGGAGGACGGCTCGACGGCGGCGATCGGAATCGCCGTCCTGTCCGCCGCGGCGGCCTTCCTGTTGATCCGCCGGCTCGGGCTCGGCGGGCAGAGGGGGTGA
- a CDS encoding DMT family transporter produces MGVRHGRSAATAYALLAFATLLWAGNAVASKVAVGLVSPQALVALRWSIALTAIALLAGRETWAHRRALLAHWPLILLMGGFGYTGFNALAYEAGALTSAVNLSLIEGTIPVLVLLLNFLVRGVAVRGGQFLGAAITLAGVVLVASHGDLARLRALDVNRGDLLVLLACLFYAGYTVALPLRPAVPALAFFAAMAVAAWATSLPLLAGEWAAGRILWPGAAGWALIAFTALGPSLVAQLAYMRGVETIGPNRAGLFNNLVPAFGAILAVGLVGEPFGLVEASALALVLGGIAVAELSGRRKLG; encoded by the coding sequence ATCGGCGTGAGGCACGGCCGTTCGGCCGCGACCGCCTACGCGCTTCTCGCCTTCGCGACCCTGCTCTGGGCCGGCAACGCGGTGGCGAGCAAGGTCGCCGTCGGCCTCGTCTCGCCGCAGGCCCTGGTCGCCTTGCGCTGGTCGATCGCCCTCACGGCGATCGCGCTCCTGGCCGGGCGCGAGACATGGGCGCACCGTCGCGCCCTGCTGGCGCATTGGCCGCTGATCCTGCTGATGGGCGGCTTCGGCTATACCGGCTTCAACGCGCTGGCCTACGAGGCGGGGGCGCTGACGAGCGCCGTGAACCTGTCCTTGATCGAGGGCACGATCCCGGTCCTGGTGCTGCTCCTGAACTTCCTCGTCCGCGGCGTCGCGGTGCGGGGCGGCCAGTTCCTCGGCGCCGCCATCACGCTCGCCGGGGTGGTGCTGGTGGCGAGCCACGGCGACCTCGCGCGGCTGCGCGCCCTCGACGTCAACCGCGGCGACCTCCTGGTGCTGCTGGCCTGCCTGTTCTACGCCGGCTACACGGTCGCCCTGCCCCTGCGGCCGGCGGTGCCGGCCCTGGCCTTCTTCGCCGCCATGGCGGTGGCGGCCTGGGCGACCTCGCTGCCGCTGCTCGCCGGCGAGTGGGCGGCCGGCCGCATCCTCTGGCCCGGCGCCGCCGGCTGGGCGCTGATCGCCTTCACGGCGCTCGGGCCGTCGCTGGTGGCGCAGCTCGCCTATATGCGCGGGGTCGAAACGATCGGCCCGAACCGCGCCGGCCTGTTCAACAACCTGGTGCCGGCCTTCGGGGCGATCCTGGCGGTGGGTCTGGTGGGCGAGCCCTTCGGCCTCGTCGAGGCCTCGGCCCTCGCCCTCGTGCTCGGCGGCATCGCGGTGGCGGAGCTGTCCGGGCGCCGCAAGCTCGGCTGA
- a CDS encoding alpha/beta hydrolase: MIDHALFDPAKADPEAERLNREIIAAQAQAPDPWSMPVEEVRERRRRGSFAYPAMPRSARAETITIPGPGGPLALRVIRPQRKARGAYLHIHSGGWVWGAADEQDPWLERIAERCGFVCVSVGYRLAPEHPYPAPIDDCEAAALWLYHEGRKLFGVEALTIGGESVGAHLSVMTLLRLRDRHRLPKAFRGANLFSGLYDLGVTASARNWGEERLVLNSTDIRRFADGFVPEGVARRSPDVSPLYADLAGLPPALFSVGTRDPLLDDTLFMSMRWAAANNGGYTSVYTGGCHVFIRYNLAMTQRALELIERFLMALA, encoded by the coding sequence ATGATCGACCACGCGCTCTTCGACCCGGCGAAAGCCGACCCCGAGGCCGAGCGGCTGAACCGGGAGATCATCGCCGCCCAGGCCCAGGCGCCGGATCCCTGGTCCATGCCGGTGGAGGAGGTGCGCGAGCGCCGCCGGCGCGGCAGCTTCGCCTATCCGGCGATGCCCCGCAGCGCCCGGGCGGAGACGATCACGATTCCGGGCCCCGGCGGGCCGTTGGCCCTGCGGGTGATCCGGCCGCAGCGGAAAGCCCGGGGCGCCTACCTGCACATCCATTCCGGCGGCTGGGTCTGGGGCGCCGCCGACGAGCAGGATCCCTGGCTCGAGCGCATCGCCGAGCGCTGCGGCTTCGTCTGCGTCTCGGTGGGGTACCGGCTGGCGCCCGAGCACCCCTACCCGGCCCCGATCGACGATTGCGAGGCGGCGGCGCTCTGGCTCTACCACGAGGGCCGCAAGCTGTTCGGGGTCGAGGCGCTGACCATCGGCGGCGAATCGGTCGGCGCGCATCTGAGCGTGATGACGCTCCTGCGCCTGCGCGACCGCCACCGGCTGCCGAAGGCGTTTCGCGGCGCCAACCTGTTTTCGGGCCTCTACGACCTCGGCGTCACCGCGAGCGCCCGCAACTGGGGCGAGGAGCGCCTGGTCCTCAACTCCACCGACATACGCCGCTTCGCCGACGGCTTCGTGCCGGAGGGCGTGGCCCGGCGCTCGCCCGACGTGTCGCCGCTCTATGCCGACCTCGCCGGCCTGCCCCCGGCCCTGTTCTCGGTCGGCACCCGCGATCCCCTCCTCGACGACACGCTGTTCATGTCGATGCGCTGGGCGGCGGCCAACAATGGCGGCTACACGTCGGTCTATACCGGCGGCTGCCACGTGTTCATCCGCTACAACCTCGCCATGACCCAGCGGGCCCTGGAGCTGATCGAGCGCTTCCTGATGGCCTTGGCGTGA
- a CDS encoding DUF6460 domain-containing protein, with amino-acid sequence MSEQRFQRPFGGQGPGPRGSGDFGQDPYGQGSGGHDPGYRDRPSNLHRFLGGSPGAVLVRLVFLSLLVGAGMAMMGVTPGLLFAQAYDTIHALIALGFDTFHDAGRWFVAGAVVVVPLWFLSRLFARGR; translated from the coding sequence ATGAGCGAGCAGAGATTCCAACGCCCCTTCGGCGGGCAAGGTCCGGGCCCCCGCGGGAGCGGCGATTTCGGGCAGGATCCCTACGGTCAGGGCTCCGGCGGCCACGATCCGGGATACCGGGACAGGCCGTCGAACCTGCACCGCTTCCTCGGCGGCTCGCCGGGGGCGGTGCTGGTGCGGCTGGTGTTCCTCTCGCTCCTCGTCGGCGCCGGCATGGCGATGATGGGGGTGACGCCTGGGCTGCTCTTCGCCCAGGCCTACGACACCATCCACGCGCTGATCGCGCTGGGCTTCGACACCTTCCACGATGCCGGCCGCTGGTTCGTCGCCGGCGCCGTGGTGGTGGTGCCGCTCTGGTTCCTCTCGCGCCTCTTCGCCCGCGGCCGCTGA
- a CDS encoding MATE family efflux transporter, translating into MHHAAPIRPGARPEVTHRRILALALPMTLANVTTPLLGLVGTAAVGRLGDAALLGALALGAVVFDYLFWTFGALRMATAGLTAQATGAGDRAEIDRTLARALAVALTVGLAMVAGQGPLGAAAFRLFGASPAVTEALAAYFAVRIWCAPFTLANYAILGSTLGRGRTDLGLGLQVAINAVNVALTLLLVLGLGAGVAGAALATVLAEIAGTALGLAVLHRLGSRPWRVPVAEVVERAGLARMLSVNGDVMVRTLALITALALFTGLGARAGDVTLAANAVLQNLFLIGSFFLDGFATAAEVLCGQALGARDEGAFRGAVRLCLGWCLGFGLAVSGLFLAVGGPFIDAITTAPEVRAFARDFLVYAALTPLAAAAAFAFDGVYIGATWTRAMRNLMLAALAVDAAMLAATRELGNTGLWLAMLTFLAARGLGQAVLYPRLAAGAFPQPRVGPLTEATR; encoded by the coding sequence ATGCATCACGCCGCCCCGATCCGGCCCGGCGCGAGGCCGGAGGTCACGCATCGCCGCATCCTCGCGCTCGCCCTGCCGATGACGCTCGCCAACGTCACGACGCCGCTCCTCGGCCTCGTCGGGACGGCAGCGGTGGGGCGGCTCGGCGACGCGGCCCTGCTCGGGGCGCTGGCGCTCGGGGCCGTGGTCTTCGACTACCTGTTCTGGACCTTCGGAGCCCTGCGCATGGCCACCGCCGGCCTCACCGCGCAGGCGACCGGGGCCGGCGATCGCGCGGAGATCGACCGGACCCTCGCCCGGGCGCTCGCGGTGGCGCTCACGGTCGGCCTCGCCATGGTGGCAGGGCAGGGCCCGCTCGGGGCGGCGGCCTTCCGGCTGTTCGGCGCCAGCCCGGCGGTGACCGAGGCACTCGCCGCCTACTTCGCCGTCCGGATCTGGTGCGCCCCCTTCACGCTCGCCAACTACGCCATCCTCGGCTCGACCCTCGGGCGCGGCCGCACCGATCTCGGCCTCGGCCTGCAGGTGGCGATCAACGCCGTCAACGTCGCGCTCACCCTCCTGCTCGTCCTCGGCCTCGGCGCCGGGGTCGCCGGGGCGGCCCTCGCGACCGTGCTGGCGGAAATCGCCGGCACCGCCCTCGGGCTCGCCGTGCTGCACCGCCTCGGCTCCCGGCCGTGGCGCGTGCCCGTCGCCGAGGTCGTCGAGCGTGCCGGCCTCGCCCGGATGCTCTCCGTCAACGGCGACGTGATGGTGCGCACCCTCGCGCTCATCACCGCACTGGCGCTGTTCACCGGTCTCGGAGCGCGGGCCGGCGACGTGACCCTGGCGGCCAATGCCGTCCTCCAGAACCTCTTCCTGATCGGCAGCTTCTTCCTCGACGGCTTCGCCACCGCCGCGGAGGTTCTGTGCGGCCAGGCGCTCGGCGCCCGCGACGAGGGCGCCTTCCGGGGTGCGGTGCGCCTCTGCCTAGGCTGGTGCCTCGGCTTCGGGCTCGCAGTCTCCGGCCTGTTCCTCGCCGTCGGCGGTCCGTTCATCGACGCGATCACCACCGCGCCGGAGGTGCGGGCCTTCGCGCGCGACTTCCTCGTCTACGCCGCCCTGACGCCGCTCGCGGCGGCGGCCGCCTTCGCGTTCGACGGGGTCTATATCGGGGCGACCTGGACCCGGGCGATGCGCAACCTGATGCTGGCGGCGCTGGCGGTCGACGCCGCGATGCTGGCGGCGACGCGTGAGCTCGGCAATACCGGCTTGTGGCTCGCCATGCTGACCTTCCTGGCGGCCCGCGGCCTCGGCCAGGCCGTGCTCTACCCGCGGCTCGCGGCCGGCGCCTTCCCGCAGCCGCGGGTCGGCCCCCTGACGGAGGCGACGCGATGA
- a CDS encoding GFA family protein — protein MSMDAVISGGCRCGAVRYEARGKPRNVTVCHCADCRGATGAPMVGWLTVRRDSCRVTADPAWFRSSPRAERAFCPSCGTPLAYRADDLPDEIDLTLASLDDPERFPPRDHVWVSRRLSWVALPPGLPCYPQARGS, from the coding sequence ATGAGCATGGATGCGGTGATCTCGGGCGGATGCCGGTGCGGCGCGGTGCGCTACGAGGCGCGAGGGAAGCCCCGGAACGTCACCGTCTGCCACTGTGCCGATTGCCGCGGCGCCACCGGCGCGCCGATGGTCGGCTGGCTCACCGTGCGGCGGGATTCCTGCCGCGTCACGGCCGATCCGGCCTGGTTCCGCTCCAGCCCACGGGCCGAGCGCGCCTTCTGCCCGTCCTGCGGCACGCCGCTCGCCTACCGGGCCGATGACCTGCCCGACGAGATCGACCTGACCCTCGCGAGCCTCGACGACCCGGAGCGCTTTCCGCCGCGCGACCATGTCTGGGTCTCGCGCCGCCTGTCCTGGGTCGCCCTGCCACCTGGGCTGCCCTGCTACCCGCAGGCGCGCGGGTCCTGA